The genomic region GTTTCGAATAGTGTTTTCCAGAGAACCCAAAACGGCAGTTAAGCGTTTTTTATCTTTTACAAAGGGTTCCAGGTAGGAGGGTGGAATAAAAAAACCAACGGGTTTTATTTGGTTTACGGCAAAATGGCGTTGTGCCATTCGTTTGATGTCGGATGGATTGTAATAATAGGTCGTCACCGCTTCTCTGTCGACATTAGCGATTGCTTTTTCGCGTTTACGACGGAAGGCTGCTTTCCATTGGCCTTTTAGCAGAAAATAAAACTGTTCCCATACCGTATTTTTTGGCATGATCACTAAAAATAACCGACCGTTTGATGTTAGCAACCGATGGGCGTTTTCGAAAAAGGCTTTAAGTTCCGGTTCGGAAAGACAATTCAGTCCGCCAAAATCGGAAAAGATCGCATCGAACGTCTGATTTGGAAAAGCCGCGGGAAGCGTATTGATATCAGCCTGCCGGAAAGTAATCGTCCCGGTAGTGTCTTTTTGTCTGGCTGTGATGATCATTTGTTCCGAAATATCGGTGGCTGTTATCTGATAGCCTTGTTGCGATAACCAAATGGCATCTTCGCCCGTTCCGCAGTTGATTTCCAATAGCGAGCGGATTGTACTATTACGAAGTGCTTCTGTCATATGACGATAGACCAGATCGCGTTGCAACCTTCCGATTACCGTATGGGTAAACGTTTGGTCGTACGTGGCTGCGGCTATGTCGAACGAAGCACTCATGGTTTTTCTAAAGCTTTTATCTGATAACGGTCGATTCCGGCACTCGGAATATAATAACCCAGTTTGACAATGGATTTTAATTTGTCAGGGCGTACCGGATCGCGAAACAGGTTTTTTAGAAAATAAAGCCCCTGACTAATACGGTATTCCTTGTGAACCAATCGCTGTAATTTGCGATAATATTCGGAGGAATAGGTGCCGTGAAACATCATGTCCAGATCGTCCGAATCGGTCCAGTTGGATTTCTGTTTGAGGTCTTCTTTGACCTTGTCGTAAAATTTGGTGCCTGGTAAGGGATAGGAAACGGAAATCCCGATATTATCGGGTAACAGTTCTTTAACCATGGCAATGGTTTTTTGAATGTCTTCCTGGTTTTCGG from Flavobacterium sp. WV_118_3 harbors:
- a CDS encoding class I SAM-dependent methyltransferase, encoding MSASFDIAAATYDQTFTHTVIGRLQRDLVYRHMTEALRNSTIRSLLEINCGTGEDAIWLSQQGYQITATDISEQMIITARQKDTTGTITFRQADINTLPAAFPNQTFDAIFSDFGGLNCLSEPELKAFFENAHRLLTSNGRLFLVIMPKNTVWEQFYFLLKGQWKAAFRRKREKAIANVDREAVTTYYYNPSDIKRMAQRHFAVNQIKPVGFFIPPSYLEPFVKDKKRLTAVLGSLENTIRNIRFLSRYSDHYFIALQKR